The following coding sequences are from one Lipingzhangella halophila window:
- a CDS encoding prenyltransferase — protein MSRWELPELPGVLSADDVTQSAGYLLNTQEPSGAIPWFPGGHVDVWDHVECAMALSVAGHTEAARRAYLWLVSRQDSDGSWPAKLWGDRVANPTREANHAAYPAVGVWHHVLITGDDWFAERMWPTVHRAIEFVLGLRTNRGEIQWARSPSGTPGDHALLTACASVHHALRCAVALGDRLGRPQPDWELAAAQLGHLIAEHESVFADRSRYSMDWYYPILGGAVRDSAAKQRLDARWDVFVHPGLGIRCVSDQPWVTGAETSELVLALAAMGECELGTGLLADIQHLRDPDDGAYWTGYQFAEDVRWPEERSTWTAASVILAADALTGATPGKHVFTELPGEVVAAYPASCGCAALVP, from the coding sequence ATGAGCCGGTGGGAGCTCCCGGAGTTGCCCGGGGTGCTCAGCGCGGACGACGTCACCCAGTCCGCGGGGTACCTGCTCAACACCCAGGAACCGAGCGGCGCCATCCCGTGGTTCCCCGGTGGCCACGTTGACGTGTGGGACCACGTCGAGTGCGCGATGGCGCTGTCCGTCGCCGGCCACACCGAGGCGGCGCGGCGCGCTTACCTGTGGCTGGTCTCCCGGCAGGACAGCGACGGCTCATGGCCCGCGAAGCTGTGGGGTGACCGGGTCGCCAACCCGACCCGCGAGGCCAACCACGCGGCCTACCCTGCTGTCGGCGTATGGCACCACGTGCTGATCACCGGGGACGACTGGTTCGCCGAACGGATGTGGCCGACCGTGCACCGCGCCATCGAGTTCGTACTCGGCCTGCGCACGAACCGCGGAGAGATCCAGTGGGCGCGCAGCCCCAGCGGCACCCCCGGCGACCACGCGCTGCTCACCGCGTGCGCCAGCGTCCATCACGCGCTGCGCTGCGCGGTGGCCCTCGGAGACCGGCTCGGCCGCCCGCAGCCCGACTGGGAGCTCGCCGCGGCACAGCTCGGCCATCTCATCGCGGAGCACGAGTCGGTGTTCGCCGACCGCTCCCGTTATTCGATGGACTGGTACTACCCCATCCTCGGCGGCGCCGTGCGCGACTCCGCAGCGAAGCAGCGCCTGGACGCGCGGTGGGACGTGTTCGTGCACCCCGGTCTGGGCATCCGGTGCGTCAGCGACCAGCCATGGGTGACCGGGGCGGAGACCTCCGAGCTGGTGCTGGCACTGGCCGCGATGGGTGAGTGCGAGCTGGGCACCGGGCTCCTGGCGGACATCCAGCACCTGCGCGACCCCGATGACGGCGCCTACTGGACCGGGTACCAGTTCGCCGAGGACGTGCGGTGGCCAGAGGAGCGCAGCACCTGGACGGCGGCCTCCGTGATCCTCGCCGCTGACGCGCTCACCGGCGCCACCCCGGGCAAACACGTGTTCACCGAGCTTCCCGGGGAGGTCGTCGCCGCGTATCCGGCCTCGTGCGGCTGCGCCGCGCTCGTCCCCTGA
- a CDS encoding transglycosylase domain-containing protein, producing the protein MDAGAGGGGYGSPPYPGGGPGGPEDTSAKAQSKASGLAAAMRAKPGRKGKGAKPAKAKKPLWWRVTRGTLITAGIFVVIGIAVFGVAYAVIPVPDAAKADATDQGSTFYYADGETEFAERGVNREPVDEGEVPDHVQDAVTSAEDRGFWTEPGVSVTGTIRAAWSTLTGQQLQGGSTITQQMVRNYYEGVSMEQTVSRKFKEIIISLKVDRSKPKEWVMEQYLNTIYFGRNAYGIQAAAEAYYHKDVQDLEPAEAAFLAAAIQQPTKFGQADSETTDEMEQRWEFVVEGMVKTGELSKSDAEELEFPAPKEEIPQTDLSGYKGYMVQQSMSELEDLGYTEDNINRGGYKIVTTFDKDLMDAAKEAVESTIDPDSLPEGVQAGLTAIDPSTGEVVAFYGGKDYNSNQYDSAFRGSAQAGSAMKPYVLAAALRNGYSLNSVVDGRGPQSIHGSPIQNAGNAPGGPMNLIEATRDSNNTGYVNLAMEVGLEEVQQTAYDVGLPEGSIGDDQVVPTLALGINDVRPVDQASGFATFANGGEHIEPHVVREIIDHEGEDQRPEVASSRPLSKGEAADVSYALQQVVSSGTGTTAQLPDGRPVAGKTGTTDNSVATWFAGFTPQLSTAVGVYNGNNQPFSVPGWGSLSGGTLSATIWRNFMSTAMEGKEVQQFPDPSYGGSTENWAPNVPTREPEEPETDQPVEPEEPVETEEPEIPEVPEEPEIPENPEEPPGTEPGDPGGEEPPPGGGGTETEGFE; encoded by the coding sequence ATGGACGCTGGTGCGGGCGGAGGAGGATACGGCTCGCCGCCGTACCCGGGCGGCGGCCCCGGCGGCCCCGAAGACACGTCCGCCAAGGCCCAGTCCAAAGCTTCCGGGCTGGCCGCCGCGATGCGCGCGAAGCCGGGACGGAAAGGCAAGGGCGCGAAGCCCGCGAAAGCCAAGAAGCCACTCTGGTGGCGGGTGACGCGCGGCACTCTCATCACCGCAGGCATCTTCGTGGTGATCGGGATCGCCGTGTTCGGCGTCGCCTACGCCGTCATCCCGGTTCCCGACGCCGCGAAAGCCGACGCCACCGACCAGGGATCCACCTTCTACTACGCCGACGGTGAGACCGAGTTCGCCGAACGCGGGGTCAACCGGGAGCCGGTAGACGAGGGGGAGGTGCCCGACCATGTCCAGGACGCGGTCACCTCCGCCGAGGACCGCGGATTCTGGACCGAGCCCGGCGTCTCCGTAACCGGCACGATACGCGCCGCGTGGTCCACGCTCACCGGCCAGCAGCTCCAGGGCGGTTCGACCATCACCCAGCAGATGGTGCGCAACTACTACGAGGGCGTCTCCATGGAGCAGACGGTCTCTCGGAAGTTCAAAGAGATCATCATCTCGCTCAAGGTCGACCGGTCCAAACCCAAAGAATGGGTGATGGAGCAGTACCTCAACACCATCTACTTCGGGCGCAACGCCTACGGCATCCAGGCCGCGGCCGAGGCGTACTACCACAAGGATGTCCAGGACCTGGAGCCGGCCGAGGCCGCGTTCCTGGCCGCGGCCATCCAGCAGCCCACCAAGTTCGGGCAGGCGGACAGCGAGACCACGGACGAGATGGAGCAGCGCTGGGAGTTCGTCGTCGAGGGAATGGTGAAGACGGGCGAACTCTCCAAGTCCGATGCCGAGGAACTGGAGTTCCCCGCGCCCAAGGAGGAGATCCCGCAGACCGACCTGAGCGGGTACAAGGGGTACATGGTCCAGCAGTCCATGTCTGAACTGGAGGACCTTGGCTACACCGAGGACAACATCAACCGGGGTGGCTACAAGATCGTCACGACGTTCGACAAGGACCTCATGGATGCGGCCAAGGAAGCCGTGGAGTCCACGATCGACCCCGACAGCCTGCCAGAGGGCGTCCAGGCCGGTCTGACCGCGATCGATCCCTCGACCGGTGAGGTTGTGGCGTTCTACGGCGGCAAGGACTACAACTCGAACCAGTACGACAGCGCCTTCCGAGGGTCCGCCCAAGCGGGTTCGGCCATGAAGCCCTACGTCCTCGCGGCGGCCCTGCGGAACGGCTACAGCCTGAACAGCGTGGTCGACGGCCGCGGACCGCAGTCGATCCACGGTTCGCCGATCCAGAACGCCGGCAACGCCCCGGGCGGTCCGATGAATCTCATCGAGGCGACGCGGGACTCGAACAACACCGGCTACGTGAACCTCGCTATGGAAGTCGGGCTGGAAGAGGTCCAGCAGACTGCCTACGACGTCGGGCTGCCCGAAGGCAGCATCGGTGACGACCAGGTCGTCCCCACACTGGCGCTGGGGATCAACGATGTACGGCCGGTCGACCAGGCCAGCGGGTTCGCCACGTTCGCCAACGGCGGGGAACACATCGAACCGCACGTCGTCCGGGAGATCATCGACCACGAAGGAGAGGACCAGCGCCCCGAGGTCGCCAGCAGTAGACCGCTGAGCAAGGGTGAGGCCGCCGATGTGAGCTACGCGCTGCAGCAGGTTGTCTCCAGTGGTACCGGAACCACGGCCCAGTTGCCCGACGGCCGGCCGGTGGCCGGCAAGACCGGGACCACCGACAACAGCGTCGCCACCTGGTTCGCCGGCTTCACGCCGCAGCTTTCCACCGCCGTTGGCGTCTACAACGGCAACAACCAGCCGTTCAGCGTGCCCGGGTGGGGCTCGTTGTCGGGCGGCACGCTCTCGGCCACTATCTGGCGCAACTTCATGTCCACCGCCATGGAGGGCAAGGAAGTGCAGCAGTTCCCCGATCCCAGCTACGGAGGCTCGACGGAGAACTGGGCGCCCAACGTCCCCACGAGGGAGCCCGAAGAGCCCGAAACCGACCAGCCGGTGGAACCCGAGGAACCCGTCGAGACGGAGGAACCGGAAATCCCCGAGGTTCCCGAGGAACCGGAAATCCCCGAGAATCCCGAGGAACCGCCCGGGACCGAGCCCGGCGATCCAGGTGGGGAGGAGCCGCCACCAGGAGGGGGCGGCACCGAAACGGAGGGCTTCGAGTAG
- a CDS encoding AAA family ATPase has product MTGGPGSGKTALINRLREAGYATADEAGRGVIQDQEAIGGLALPWVDPEAFAELMLCWEMRSYRTATREKARTVFFDRGIPDIVGYLRLEKRPVPNHINVAAQSFRYHSRVFIAPPWREIYEQDDERKQTFEEAERTYESMVGTYTEYGYELTELGRTSTEERFRFILDTLH; this is encoded by the coding sequence GTGACCGGCGGCCCGGGTTCCGGGAAGACCGCGTTGATCAACCGGCTACGGGAGGCGGGCTATGCGACCGCCGACGAGGCGGGACGCGGAGTCATCCAGGACCAGGAAGCTATCGGAGGCCTCGCTCTGCCCTGGGTCGATCCGGAGGCGTTCGCGGAGCTGATGCTGTGCTGGGAAATGCGCTCCTACCGAACCGCCACACGAGAGAAAGCACGAACTGTTTTCTTTGACCGTGGAATCCCGGACATCGTCGGGTACCTACGCCTGGAAAAACGTCCCGTCCCAAACCATATCAACGTGGCCGCCCAATCGTTTCGGTACCATTCTCGCGTCTTCATCGCACCCCCATGGCGCGAGATCTACGAACAGGACGACGAACGAAAACAGACATTCGAGGAAGCTGAACGGACTTACGAGTCAATGGTCGGCACCTATACCGAGTACGGCTACGAGCTGACGGAGCTTGGCCGCACCTCGACCGAGGAACGGTTCCGGTTCATCCTGGACACTCTCCACTGA
- the rdgB gene encoding RdgB/HAM1 family non-canonical purine NTP pyrophosphatase, whose translation MSGSSTIVLATRNTKKVPEIQAILTGAGLDAELVGLDGYPGMPAVPETEPTFSGNALLKARAVAQYTGLPALADDSGLRVDALNGMPGVLSARWSGRFGEQSGEMDRANLELVLDQLADTPQERRGAEFVCAAAFVLPNGTEGVVEGVLRGSLIGEPHGGEGFGYDPIFVPEGESRTTAEMSAAEKNAISHRGRAFRLLAERVWEVLG comes from the coding sequence ATGAGCGGTTCCAGCACGATCGTCCTCGCGACCCGCAACACGAAGAAGGTCCCGGAGATCCAGGCGATCCTCACCGGGGCTGGTCTGGACGCCGAACTGGTCGGGCTCGACGGGTACCCCGGGATGCCCGCTGTCCCCGAGACCGAACCGACGTTCTCGGGGAACGCGTTGCTCAAGGCGCGCGCTGTGGCGCAGTACACAGGCCTGCCCGCGCTCGCCGACGATTCCGGCCTGCGCGTCGACGCGTTGAACGGGATGCCTGGTGTCCTGTCGGCCCGCTGGTCGGGACGGTTCGGGGAGCAGTCGGGCGAGATGGACCGGGCCAACCTCGAGTTGGTGCTCGACCAGCTCGCGGACACCCCCCAGGAGCGACGCGGCGCCGAGTTCGTGTGCGCTGCCGCGTTCGTCCTTCCGAACGGCACGGAGGGTGTCGTCGAGGGGGTGCTGCGCGGATCGCTCATCGGCGAGCCGCATGGCGGCGAGGGCTTCGGCTACGACCCGATCTTTGTCCCCGAAGGTGAGTCCAGGACCACAGCGGAGATGAGCGCGGCGGAGAAGAACGCGATCAGTCACCGCGGCAGGGCGTTTCGCCTGTTGGCCGAGCGTGTTTGGGAAGTACTGGGTTAG
- the rph gene encoding ribonuclease PH: MARPDGRAPNELRPVTITRSWLRHAEGSALIEFGDTRVLCAATVEDGVPRWRRGTGEGWVTAEYAMLPRSTDTRGARESVKGKIGGRTHEISRLIGRSLRAVVDFKAMGEHTITLDCDVLQADGGTRTAAITGAYVALADGLKYLRKKRNLKNNPLAGTVSAVSVGIVQGQSRLDLNYLEDAVAQTDMNVVVTGDGKFIEVQGTAEGEPFDRAALDGLLDLALHGCGELSETQTKALA; this comes from the coding sequence ATGGCTCGACCCGACGGACGCGCTCCGAATGAACTCCGGCCCGTAACCATCACCCGTAGCTGGCTTCGCCACGCCGAAGGCTCCGCACTCATCGAGTTCGGCGACACCCGCGTGCTGTGCGCCGCGACCGTTGAGGACGGTGTACCGCGGTGGCGCCGAGGTACCGGCGAGGGCTGGGTGACCGCTGAGTACGCGATGCTCCCCCGGTCGACCGACACCCGCGGGGCGCGGGAGTCGGTGAAGGGCAAGATCGGTGGGCGTACCCATGAGATCTCCCGCCTCATCGGCCGTTCCCTGCGCGCTGTCGTGGACTTCAAGGCGATGGGGGAGCACACCATCACGCTGGACTGCGATGTGCTGCAGGCCGATGGCGGCACCCGGACCGCCGCCATCACGGGCGCGTATGTGGCGCTCGCCGACGGCCTGAAGTACCTGCGCAAGAAGCGCAATCTGAAGAACAACCCGCTGGCCGGCACGGTCTCGGCGGTCAGTGTCGGCATTGTCCAGGGGCAGTCGCGCCTTGACCTGAACTACCTGGAGGACGCTGTCGCGCAGACCGACATGAACGTTGTTGTCACTGGTGACGGCAAGTTCATCGAGGTCCAGGGCACGGCCGAGGGGGAGCCCTTCGACCGCGCGGCTCTGGACGGCCTGTTGGACCTCGCCCTGCACGGCTGCGGTGAGCTGAGTGAGACGCAGACGAAGGCTCTGGCCTGA
- a CDS encoding MBL fold metallo-hydrolase, which translates to MRLTIIGSSGSFPGPDSPASCYLVEAEGFRLVLDLGNGALGALQRYTDMYRVDAVYLSHLHADHCLDLCSYWVARRFAPGGPKPPIPVYGPAGVAERMAEAYGLDPDPGMTETFEFREVTAGNLRIGPFAIDLAQVNHPVDAFGIRLEHNGKVLTYSGDTGSCDELVGLARDADLFLCEASFHDHLDHPKDMHLTGSEAGEAAQRAGADQLVLTHLVPWNDDECTLNEAQGTFDGRIELARPGMVYELG; encoded by the coding sequence GTGCGACTCACCATCATTGGCTCATCCGGAAGCTTTCCCGGCCCCGATAGCCCCGCCTCCTGTTACCTCGTTGAGGCAGAGGGGTTCCGCCTGGTGCTCGACTTGGGCAACGGGGCGCTCGGGGCGTTGCAGCGATACACGGACATGTACCGCGTCGACGCGGTCTACCTCAGCCACCTGCACGCCGATCACTGCTTGGATCTGTGCTCGTACTGGGTCGCCCGCAGATTCGCGCCCGGCGGCCCGAAGCCGCCCATTCCCGTCTACGGACCTGCGGGGGTGGCCGAGCGGATGGCAGAGGCCTACGGTCTCGACCCGGACCCCGGCATGACCGAGACCTTCGAGTTCCGCGAGGTCACGGCCGGGAACCTGCGCATCGGGCCGTTCGCGATAGACCTCGCCCAGGTCAACCATCCGGTCGACGCCTTCGGGATTCGGCTGGAACACAACGGCAAGGTGCTCACCTACTCGGGTGACACCGGTAGCTGCGACGAGCTCGTGGGGCTCGCGCGAGACGCCGACCTGTTCCTGTGCGAGGCGTCGTTCCACGACCATCTGGACCATCCGAAGGACATGCACCTCACCGGGAGCGAGGCCGGGGAGGCCGCGCAGCGGGCCGGAGCCGACCAACTGGTGCTGACCCACCTGGTGCCGTGGAACGACGACGAGTGCACCTTGAACGAGGCGCAGGGCACGTTCGACGGCCGGATCGAGCTGGCCCGGCCGGGCATGGTGTACGAGCTCGGTTGA
- a CDS encoding thioesterase family protein gives MTRFDTATTVTDAGGGHFTAELDAGYLIGSAMNGGYVMAVMQRAALTGSQHPHPVSSSYVFLRPASAGPADIAVTPLKTGRTVSTYQVTASQNGALLISGTIAAGTLDPAAAPEYEAAQPDLPPMERCGRFDPRERTSAASGFPDRVEQYFTPESMRRLEGESSERIPELGGYIQLSSRDGGPSANPSDFLPLAVDALPPVVTVLDSWRWAPTVELTWLMRAVPEPGPLMFLSRTNSVNDGWFDEAVDLWDVKGRLVAQARQLARVGR, from the coding sequence ATGACGCGATTCGATACCGCAACGACCGTCACCGACGCCGGTGGCGGCCACTTCACGGCCGAGCTTGACGCCGGGTACCTCATCGGAAGCGCGATGAATGGCGGGTACGTCATGGCGGTCATGCAGCGCGCCGCGCTGACCGGCTCCCAGCACCCGCACCCCGTCTCCTCCTCCTACGTCTTCCTTCGGCCAGCCTCGGCGGGGCCGGCCGACATCGCGGTGACCCCGCTCAAGACTGGGCGCACCGTAAGCACGTACCAGGTCACGGCGAGCCAGAACGGTGCGCTGCTCATCTCCGGCACCATCGCGGCGGGAACCCTGGATCCGGCCGCGGCACCCGAGTACGAGGCGGCGCAGCCGGACCTGCCGCCCATGGAGCGATGCGGGCGGTTCGACCCGCGCGAACGCACCAGTGCGGCGTCGGGGTTCCCGGACCGCGTCGAGCAGTACTTCACCCCGGAGTCCATGCGGCGCCTCGAAGGCGAGAGCTCGGAGCGGATCCCAGAACTCGGCGGCTATATCCAGCTCAGCAGCCGCGACGGCGGCCCGAGCGCGAACCCGAGCGACTTTCTGCCGCTCGCCGTTGACGCCCTGCCGCCGGTGGTCACCGTGCTCGACTCCTGGCGGTGGGCCCCAACCGTCGAGCTGACGTGGCTCATGCGCGCTGTCCCCGAACCGGGCCCGCTCATGTTCCTCTCCCGCACCAACTCGGTGAACGACGGATGGTTCGACGAGGCGGTCGACCTCTGGGACGTGAAGGGCCGGCTCGTCGCGCAGGCGCGCCAGCTCGCCCGAGTCGGCAGGTAA
- a CDS encoding PLP-dependent cysteine synthase family protein, with the protein MRYDSLLDSLGGTPLVGLPGLSPSPDVRLWAKLEDRNPTGSIKDRVAFAMIEQAEKDDRLTPGCTILEPTSGNTGISLAMVAKLRGYRMVCVMPENTSAERRQLLEMWGAEIHFSAAEGGSNEAVRVAKQMAGEHPDWVMLYQYGNPANARAHYETTGPELLADLPGITHFVAGLGTTGTLMGVGRYLREHRPGAQIVAAEPRYGELVYGLRNLDEGFVPELYDESVLTTRFSVPADAALRRTRELLTYEGIFAGISTGGALHAALGVARKAEKAGERADIAFVIADAGWKYLSTGAYEGSLEEAAERLDGQLWA; encoded by the coding sequence ATGCGCTACGACTCGCTCCTCGACTCCCTCGGCGGGACCCCGCTCGTGGGTCTCCCGGGGCTGTCGCCCTCGCCCGATGTGCGGCTGTGGGCCAAGCTTGAGGACCGCAACCCCACTGGCTCGATCAAGGACCGCGTCGCGTTCGCCATGATCGAGCAGGCGGAGAAGGACGACCGGCTCACGCCGGGGTGCACGATCCTGGAGCCCACCTCCGGAAACACCGGCATCTCACTGGCGATGGTCGCCAAGCTGCGCGGCTACCGCATGGTCTGCGTGATGCCCGAGAACACGTCAGCCGAGCGCAGGCAGTTGCTGGAGATGTGGGGCGCCGAGATCCACTTCTCCGCGGCTGAGGGCGGATCGAACGAAGCCGTGCGGGTGGCCAAACAGATGGCCGGGGAGCACCCCGACTGGGTGATGCTCTACCAGTACGGCAATCCCGCCAACGCCCGTGCGCACTACGAGACCACCGGCCCTGAACTGCTCGCCGATCTGCCGGGCATCACGCACTTTGTGGCCGGTCTCGGCACCACCGGGACGCTGATGGGGGTCGGGCGCTACCTGCGCGAGCATCGGCCCGGCGCGCAGATCGTGGCCGCCGAGCCGCGCTACGGCGAGCTTGTCTACGGGCTGCGCAACCTGGACGAGGGCTTCGTCCCCGAGCTCTACGACGAGAGCGTGCTGACCACGCGGTTCTCGGTCCCGGCCGACGCTGCCCTGCGGCGCACCCGCGAACTACTCACCTACGAGGGCATCTTCGCCGGGATCTCCACGGGCGGCGCGCTGCACGCGGCCCTGGGAGTGGCGCGCAAGGCCGAGAAAGCGGGGGAACGCGCCGACATCGCCTTCGTCATCGCGGACGCCGGGTGGAAGTACCTGTCGACCGGTGCCTACGAAGGAAGCCTCGAAGAGGCCGCCGAGCGGCTCGACGGCCAGCTCTGGGCCTGA
- a CDS encoding MoaD/ThiS family protein yields MAIEVRIPTILRNLTDGAKAVEGEGSTLGELITDLDKRHPGLAERIVEDGKLRRFINVYLNDEDVRFLGGIESPVADGDTVTVLPAVAGGMR; encoded by the coding sequence ATGGCCATCGAGGTCCGCATTCCCACGATTCTGCGCAATCTGACCGACGGCGCCAAGGCCGTCGAGGGCGAAGGCAGCACTCTCGGTGAGCTGATCACCGACCTTGACAAGCGGCACCCCGGTCTCGCCGAACGCATCGTCGAGGACGGCAAGCTTCGCCGATTCATCAACGTGTACCTGAACGACGAGGACGTGCGCTTCCTCGGCGGTATCGAGTCCCCCGTCGCTGACGGCGACACCGTGACCGTGCTGCCGGCTGTTGCCGGCGGCATGCGCTGA
- a CDS encoding M67 family metallopeptidase, which translates to MLRIDRSIYQKIVAHARRDHPDEACGVVAGPEGSDRPERFIEMVNAERSPTFYRFDSIEQLKVWREMDDRDEAPVVIYHSHSATEAYPSRTDISLASEPGAHYVLVSTREPETVEFRSYRIVDGEVTEEPVEIVEPA; encoded by the coding sequence ATGCTGAGGATTGATCGCTCGATCTACCAGAAGATCGTGGCCCATGCCCGCCGCGACCACCCTGACGAGGCATGCGGCGTGGTCGCCGGGCCCGAGGGCTCCGACCGCCCCGAACGGTTCATCGAGATGGTCAACGCGGAACGCTCCCCGACCTTCTACCGGTTCGACTCCATCGAACAGCTCAAGGTCTGGCGCGAGATGGACGACCGGGACGAGGCGCCGGTGGTCATCTACCACTCGCACTCCGCGACCGAGGCATACCCATCGCGTACCGACATCTCCCTCGCCTCCGAACCGGGTGCGCACTACGTGCTGGTCTCCACGCGCGAGCCCGAGACAGTGGAGTTCCGGTCGTACCGGATCGTAGATGGCGAGGTAACCGAGGAACCGGTCGAGATCGTCGAGCCCGCCTGA
- a CDS encoding DUF2017 domain-containing protein, producing the protein MTFGFRPTRDGGVTVKLDAEEVAVLRSMANLVLELVEPPPPKDEFAELVGIGTNEQKSDDPVLARLFPDAYNDDNEAAGDFRRYTEDSLREGKRANAETLLGSLPESKGRITLGPDDAHAWMKSLNDIRLALGTRLEVSEEGSGSFARGNDSGSAALHLYDWLGALQESLVETLFRTGPR; encoded by the coding sequence ATGACCTTCGGATTCCGGCCCACTCGTGACGGCGGAGTCACCGTCAAACTTGACGCGGAAGAGGTGGCGGTGCTGCGCTCCATGGCCAACCTGGTGCTGGAGCTCGTCGAGCCGCCGCCCCCCAAGGACGAATTCGCCGAGCTCGTCGGGATTGGCACGAACGAGCAGAAGTCCGACGATCCCGTGCTCGCCAGGTTGTTCCCCGACGCCTACAACGACGACAACGAGGCGGCCGGTGACTTCCGCCGCTACACCGAGGACAGTCTTCGCGAGGGCAAGCGCGCCAACGCTGAAACGCTGCTGGGCTCGCTTCCGGAGTCGAAAGGGCGGATCACGCTGGGACCCGACGACGCGCACGCGTGGATGAAGTCGCTCAACGACATCCGCCTCGCGCTGGGTACCCGCCTGGAGGTCTCCGAAGAGGGCTCCGGCTCCTTCGCTCGGGGCAACGACTCCGGCTCCGCCGCCCTCCACCTCTACGACTGGCTCGGCGCCCTGCAGGAGAGTCTGGTGGAGACGCTGTTCCGCACGGGCCCGAGGTAG
- the clpS gene encoding ATP-dependent Clp protease adapter ClpS, translated as MSTAPAELERPDIEEDVRPELPWVTIVWNDPVNLMSYVTYVFQQVFGYPKSKAHKLMLDVHHKGRAVVSSGSREEMERDVAVLHEYGLWATLQQDK; from the coding sequence ATGTCGACGGCGCCGGCCGAGCTGGAGCGGCCGGACATCGAGGAGGATGTGCGGCCGGAACTTCCCTGGGTGACGATCGTCTGGAACGATCCCGTCAACCTGATGTCGTACGTGACCTACGTCTTCCAACAGGTGTTCGGCTACCCGAAGAGCAAAGCGCATAAGCTCATGCTCGACGTGCACCACAAGGGGCGCGCGGTGGTCTCCAGCGGTAGCCGCGAGGAGATGGAGCGCGATGTCGCGGTGCTGCACGAGTACGGCCTGTGGGCCACTCTCCAGCAGGACAAGTAG
- a CDS encoding nicotinate phosphoribosyltransferase — protein sequence MTDDWSSALLTDRYELTMLQAALHSGAAHRRSVFEMFARSLPDGRRYGVVAGTGRFLEALRRFRFDTEVLDYLADHSIVDDDTLRWLADYRFSGDIWGYAEGDCYFPGSPILVVDGTFAESVILETIALSIYNHDCAIASAASRMVTAAGERPLIEMGSRRTHEMSAVAAARTSYICGFTSTSNLQAGRLYQVPTAGTSAHAFTLLHDNERHAFDSQLRALGSGTALLVDTYDVDRAVRCALELAGPELGGVRLDSGDLAMTAARVRKLLDENEAFDTRIVVTGDLDEYAIQALAVAPVDGYGVGTALVTGSGEPTASLVYKLVARARGTDPGTPLEPVAKWSVGKPSKGGRKWSVRRLDDSGTATAELVYDAEPEPEPLARPLMRRLVANGEVVGEEPVEDARERHARSLRELPETAQRMSRGEPAIPTYFEQSVYT from the coding sequence ATGACCGACGACTGGAGCAGCGCACTGCTCACCGACCGGTACGAGCTGACAATGCTGCAAGCGGCGCTCCACAGCGGCGCGGCGCACCGGCGATCCGTCTTCGAGATGTTCGCGCGCAGCCTCCCCGACGGCCGCCGCTACGGTGTGGTGGCCGGGACCGGACGCTTCCTGGAGGCACTGCGGCGGTTCCGGTTCGACACCGAGGTCCTCGACTATCTGGCTGATCACAGCATCGTGGACGACGACACCCTGCGTTGGCTCGCCGACTACCGCTTCTCCGGGGACATCTGGGGATACGCCGAAGGCGACTGCTACTTTCCGGGCTCCCCCATTCTGGTCGTCGACGGCACGTTCGCCGAGTCCGTGATCCTGGAGACGATCGCGCTGTCGATCTACAACCATGACTGCGCGATCGCGTCGGCCGCGTCGCGCATGGTGACCGCCGCCGGGGAGCGTCCACTGATCGAGATGGGGTCGCGCCGCACGCACGAGATGTCCGCTGTCGCCGCCGCCCGCACCTCCTACATCTGCGGGTTCACCAGCACCTCGAACCTTCAGGCGGGCCGCCTGTACCAGGTGCCAACGGCCGGGACCTCGGCGCACGCGTTCACGCTGCTGCACGACAATGAGCGCCACGCCTTCGACTCGCAGCTTCGGGCGCTGGGATCCGGCACCGCTCTTCTGGTGGACACCTACGACGTCGACCGCGCCGTGCGGTGCGCGCTCGAACTGGCCGGGCCGGAACTGGGCGGGGTGCGCCTCGACTCCGGCGACCTCGCCATGACGGCGGCGCGGGTCCGCAAGCTGCTCGATGAGAACGAGGCCTTCGACACCCGCATCGTCGTCACCGGGGACCTGGACGAGTACGCCATCCAGGCGCTGGCCGTCGCGCCGGTGGACGGCTACGGCGTGGGCACCGCGCTGGTCACCGGCTCCGGGGAACCCACCGCCTCCCTGGTGTACAAGCTGGTCGCCCGCGCGCGCGGCACTGACCCCGGCACACCGCTGGAGCCGGTCGCCAAGTGGTCGGTGGGCAAACCCAGCAAGGGCGGGCGCAAGTGGAGCGTGCGTCGGCTGGACGACAGCGGCACCGCCACCGCTGAGCTCGTCTACGACGCCGAACCGGAACCGGAGCCGCTGGCGCGCCCGTTGATGCGCCGCCTCGTGGCCAACGGCGAGGTCGTGGGCGAGGAGCCCGTGGAGGACGCCCGCGAGCGCCATGCCCGGTCACTGCGGGAACTACCGGAAACCGCGCAGCGCATGTCGCGCGGCGAGCCCGCGATACCCACC